A single Montipora foliosa isolate CH-2021 chromosome 7, ASM3666993v2, whole genome shotgun sequence DNA region contains:
- the LOC138010866 gene encoding uromodulin-like: protein MKVSITFITLLSLFHFQWLNATFHTAEFEFRAFHHLNVTRPLVDIFVDGYLDCSFACLQNMLCISFNVAASPDDKGKFRCELLPSTSSNNPANLTADPHSHLYQIKSPCVKKPCYNNGTCSPVSYRDGTYRCTCHPGYLGRFCETAPPECANYTVLNGTKRHHTNGRGPGYSDHKFTQGWYRFQGNGYTRMIDRCIPYYHCGGKYPGWLNGSHPSLADGIVQRTACFHSWNNCCNYPRAIRVRDCGGYYVYELKATRFSYYVYCTTS from the exons ATGAAAGTTTCCATAACATTTATAACACTGCTTTCCTTGTTCCATTTTCAATGGCTTAATGCGACATTTCACACAGCGGAGTTTGAATTTCGTGCTTTTCACCATTTGAACGTCACTCGTCCGCTGGTTGACATTTTTGTCGACGGCTATTTGGACTGCAGCTTCGCCTGTCTTCAAAACATGTTATGCATATCGTTCAACGTTGCTGCCAGTCCTGATGACAAGGGGAAATTTCGTTGCGAACTTCTTCCCTCAACCAGCAGCAACAACCCAGCGAATCTCACTGCTGATCCACACTCCCATCTTTATCAGATAAAG AGCCCATGTGTCAAGAAGCCTTGTTACAACAATGGAACTTGCTCCCCGGTTTCATACAGGGATGGAACATACAGGTGCACCTGTCATCCGGGATATCTTGGCCGCTTCTGTGAAACCG CTCCTCCAGAATGCGCCAATTACACCGTCCTGAATGGAACCAAGCGTCATCACACGAATGGCAGAGGGCCTGGTTACTCGGACCATAAATTTACCCAAGGCTGGTACCGTTTCCAGGGCAATGGATACACCAGAATGATTGACAGATGCATTCCGTATTACCACTGCGGTGGCAAGTACCCTGGTTGGCTGAACGGTAGTCATCCATCACTTGCAGATGGAATCGTTCAACGAACTGCCTGCTTCCATTCATGGAATAATTGCTGCAACTATCCCCGTGCAATCCGTGTGCGTGATTGTGGCGGTTACTACGTATACGAGCTTAAGGCTACTCGTTTCAGTTACTATGTATACTGCACGACATCATAG
- the LOC138010609 gene encoding probable cytochrome P450 301a1, mitochondrial, with protein MEHYCTARSEKYFEDPLEFKPERWLRENRGEYHAFSILPFGYGVRMCVGRRVAELEMYLFLCKLLQRFRVEYIGEELDAVLKVFFFYPEKPVKIKLMDRI; from the exons ATGGAACATTATTGCACTGCTCGTTCCGAAAAATACTTTGAAGACCCTTTGGAATTTAAACCAGAAAGATGGTTGAGGGAAAACAGAGGCGAATATCACGCCTTTTCTATTTTGCCATTTGGATACGGTGTGCGGATGTGCGTGG GTCGGCGGGTTGCAGAACTGGAAATGTACCTGTTCCTTTGCAAG TTACTCCAGAGGTTTCGCGTTGAGTATATTGGTGAGGAACTGGACGCCGTACTAaaggttttcttcttttatccCGAGAAACCAGTGAAAATCAAGTTGATGGATCGGATTTGA
- the LOC138011144 gene encoding cytochrome P450 27C1-like, with protein sequence MLSAKVFATRTSSSPFKTTRHFKSLGALWRSKATQAALQEENDALRYSAKIQDHGEVRPFEDIPGPEKSVKNMINFYRRSEGFTKGHKHMQLLFEEYGPIVKHTFMGETAVHIIDPDNVEKVFRAEGEYPRRPVLDFWMEYRKRGNNFPGIAVVQGKEWQRARKCIAPKMMRLKTVEENIDNFSAVTEEAIARFTKLKEACGPNHHIPNLHDELKKFSMESVGTVAFNTRLGLYQDSPPEKAMKFIEAVDSFIVQSQKISMSTVSMFLRRYIDTPALKKFFKACDEIVEIGEYFIKNKMEELKEMTEEGIEPSDEVVPLLTYLLTKEKLSLQEASGLAIDVIAAGVDTTATTLLWILYHLSRHPEVQDKLYQEVLEVVGKDGNITAVNIGKMSYLKACLKESMRLSNVLTTNGRILEQDVVLSGYRVPAKASRSVYHLTRTRYARRI encoded by the exons ATGCTCTCTGCAAAGGTATTTGCAACTAGAACTAGCAGCAGTCCTTTCAAAACAACGCGGCATTTCAAAAGTTTAGGTGCTTTATGGCGATCGAAGGCAACACAAGCAGCATTACAGGAGGAAAACGATGCCTTGCGTTACTCTGCAAAAATCCAGGATCATGGCGAAGTGCGACCATTTGAGGACATACCAGGCCCTGAGAAAAGCGTGAAGAACATGATCAATTTTTATCGTCGAAGCGAAGGCTTTACCAAGGGACACAAACACATGCAACTCCTGTTTGAAGAATATGGCCCGATTGTAAAGCACACCTTTATGGGAGAAACTGCAGTTCATATCATTGATCCTGATAATGTCGAGAAAGTCTTTCGCGCAGAAGGAGAATATCCTCGCAGACCGGTGCTGGATTTTTGGATGGAGTATCGAAAAAGGGGGAATAACTTTCCTGGAATTGCAGTTGT aCAGGGGAAAGAATGGCAAAGAGCAAGAAAGTGCATTGCTCCCAAAATGATGCGTCTTAAAACTGTGGAAGAAAACATCGACAATTTTAGTGCTGTTACCGAAGAAGCCATTGCAAGATTTACAAAGCTGAAGGAAGCTTGCGGGCCAAATCATCACATTCCCAACTTGCACgatgaattgaagaaattcTCAATGGAAA GTGTAGGAACGGTAGCATTCAATACACGTCTGGGGTTGTACCAAGATTCACCACCAGAGAAGGCCATGAAGTTCATCGAAGCAGTTGACTCCTTTATAGTTCAATCTCAGAAGATTTCGATGAGCACTGTGAGTATGTTTTTACGACGTTACATCGATACTCCAGCACTAAAGAAATTCTTCAAAGCTTGTGATGAAATCGTAGAAATTGGGGAGTATTTTATCAAGAACAAAATGGAAGAACTCAAAGAAATGACTGAGGAGGGTATAGAGCCATCTGATGAAG TGGTTCCCCTGTTGACATATTTGCTCACCAAGGAAAAACTAAGCCTGCAAGAAGCCAGTGGTTTGGCAATTGATGTTATTGCGGCTGGTGTCGACACA ACTGCGACCACTCTGTTGTGGATACTTTATCATTTGTCAAGGCATCCCGAGGTACAAGACAAGCTTTACCAGGAGGTTTTGGAGGTCGTTGGGAAGGATGGAAACATCACGGCAGTTAATATTGGCAAGATGTCCTATCTTAAAGCTTGTCTTAAGGAATCAATGAG GCTATCCAATGTTTTGACTACCAATGGACGTATTCTGGAACAAGATGTAGTTTTATCTGGGTACAGAGTTCCGGCTAAGGCAAGTCGAAGTGTATATCACTTAACGCGTACTAGATATGCGAGACGAATATAA